The Vibrio tarriae genome includes a window with the following:
- the cls gene encoding cardiolipin synthase has translation MDKVYHFLTLLSIGIYWLLVAGVTIRVVLKRRAVSVSLAWLMVIYIIPVVGVLCYFLFGELNLGRKRAERAKEMFTPFGHWFRSLNDCQAHVQEGMGAHISRIDELCNNRMGIPALSGNTLSLLNYPNEILHAIIDDIERAQFQIRMVFYIWHPGGLADAVASALIQASKRGVNVKLLLDSAGSPRFFRSPWEKMMRDAGIEVVQALEVSPWRIFLRRLDLRQHRKIIVIDDEIAYTGSMNMVDPAYFKQNAGVGQWIDIMVRVTGPTVNVLSAIHCWDWEFETGSRMLPKNPECRLEPNQPQHPIQVVPSGPGMPENLISQVLTLAINQANRSVCITTPYFVPSADLLATLKMTAQRGIKVDIIIPKKNDSLMVQWASRAFYGELLEVGVQIHEFDGGLLHTKSVVIDQQFCLVGTVNLDMRSLWLNFELTLAVDDLEFTQQMHWLQQQYIAQSHSVVYAEWEQRPWYNRFLERVFYLFNPLL, from the coding sequence ATGGATAAGGTTTATCACTTCCTCACTTTGCTCAGTATCGGCATCTATTGGCTTTTGGTCGCCGGTGTCACGATTCGTGTTGTTTTGAAAAGACGTGCGGTCAGTGTTTCTTTGGCTTGGCTGATGGTGATTTACATCATCCCAGTTGTGGGGGTGCTCTGCTATTTCCTGTTTGGGGAACTCAACCTCGGCCGTAAACGAGCCGAACGCGCTAAAGAGATGTTTACGCCTTTCGGCCACTGGTTCCGCTCTCTCAATGATTGCCAAGCTCATGTACAAGAAGGGATGGGAGCACACATCTCACGAATTGATGAGCTGTGTAACAACCGGATGGGCATACCCGCACTCAGTGGTAATACCTTATCTTTACTGAACTATCCGAATGAAATCTTGCACGCCATCATTGATGATATTGAACGCGCCCAGTTTCAAATTCGTATGGTGTTCTACATCTGGCATCCTGGTGGTTTAGCCGATGCGGTTGCTTCGGCCTTGATTCAAGCCTCAAAACGCGGTGTCAACGTCAAACTGTTGCTGGATTCCGCTGGCAGCCCACGTTTTTTCCGTAGCCCTTGGGAAAAAATGATGCGCGATGCTGGGATTGAGGTAGTACAAGCGTTAGAAGTCAGCCCTTGGCGGATCTTCCTGCGTCGGCTAGATCTGCGCCAACATCGCAAAATCATTGTGATTGACGATGAAATCGCCTACACCGGCTCCATGAATATGGTTGACCCTGCCTACTTCAAGCAAAATGCAGGCGTGGGCCAGTGGATCGATATTATGGTTCGAGTGACAGGACCGACCGTGAATGTCCTCTCGGCCATTCATTGTTGGGATTGGGAATTTGAAACCGGCTCACGCATGTTGCCGAAAAATCCTGAATGCCGCCTCGAACCGAATCAGCCTCAGCATCCAATCCAAGTTGTCCCTTCTGGCCCTGGTATGCCTGAGAATTTAATTTCTCAAGTGCTGACGTTAGCGATCAACCAAGCCAATCGCTCAGTCTGCATCACTACACCTTATTTCGTGCCAAGCGCAGATTTGCTGGCCACATTAAAAATGACGGCGCAACGTGGCATCAAAGTCGACATTATTATTCCGAAAAAGAACGACTCGCTCATGGTGCAATGGGCCTCAAGAGCGTTTTACGGCGAATTACTCGAGGTTGGCGTACAGATCCATGAATTTGATGGTGGTTTGCTGCACACAAAGTCCGTCGTGATTGACCAGCAATTCTGTTTAGTGGGGACGGTGAATCTGGACATGCGCAGCTTATGGCTTAACTTTGAGCTTACACTCGCCGTGGATGATCTGGAATTTACTCAACAGATGCATTGGCTGCAGCAGCAGTACATTGCTCAGTCTCATTCCGTCGTTTATGCCGAGTGGGAGCAGCGTCCGTGGTACAACCGATTCTTAGAGCGCGTATTTTATCTGTTTAACCCATTACTGTGA
- a CDS encoding sodium-dependent transporter — translation MAAAGSAVGLGNVWGFPTQAASNGGAVFLLVYLCMVFLLAYPMLVAELTIGRYGQSNPIRAFRSVWLQGKWGAILLGVIGMVVVSLILSFYAIVAGWLVGSLFGSGLTLIGADSASQWLTSFSTERNLILMVSFMVLTMFVVRNGVANGIEKWSTRLMPLLFVLFGLLTVYIFTQEGALDGLKMYLVPDLSHFTPDVVVSAMGQAFFSLSLGVCVMTTYGSYLNKEANLPKTAAQVALIDTGVAFIAGLMVLPAMFVAKHNGVEIFSPSGELLNSDTLVFTVLPAMFDTMGAVGAVIGIIFFLLMIIAALTSSISMLEVPVACAVEELQQKRSSAVLWIGGLVTIISGVIVLNFSSLFGLVINFTTVYSQPIIALLITLIAGWIWNRNQILLELKQGCPEIENSLFWKIWPWYVRLVCPVLMLMVFFA, via the coding sequence ATGGCCGCAGCGGGTTCTGCGGTGGGGCTTGGCAATGTATGGGGCTTCCCAACTCAAGCTGCCAGTAATGGTGGTGCCGTTTTCCTTTTAGTTTATCTCTGTATGGTCTTTCTTCTCGCTTACCCGATGTTGGTGGCGGAGTTAACCATTGGGCGTTATGGTCAATCTAACCCGATACGTGCATTTCGCTCTGTTTGGCTGCAAGGCAAATGGGGTGCGATTTTGCTTGGTGTTATCGGCATGGTCGTGGTGTCACTCATCCTTAGCTTTTACGCCATCGTCGCAGGCTGGCTAGTGGGCTCCCTGTTTGGTAGTGGCTTAACGCTGATTGGTGCCGACAGTGCAAGTCAGTGGCTCACGTCGTTCAGTACTGAGCGAAATCTCATTTTGATGGTGTCATTCATGGTATTGACCATGTTTGTGGTGCGTAACGGTGTCGCTAACGGGATTGAAAAATGGTCTACCCGTTTAATGCCACTGCTATTTGTTCTGTTTGGTTTACTGACGGTATACATCTTCACTCAAGAGGGGGCTCTGGATGGACTCAAAATGTATCTGGTACCAGATTTGAGCCACTTTACGCCTGATGTTGTGGTTAGCGCGATGGGCCAAGCCTTCTTCTCGCTGTCACTAGGTGTGTGTGTGATGACCACTTATGGCTCCTACCTCAACAAAGAAGCAAATTTGCCGAAAACCGCAGCGCAAGTGGCTTTGATTGATACTGGTGTAGCCTTCATTGCTGGCTTGATGGTACTGCCTGCTATGTTTGTTGCGAAACACAACGGTGTGGAGATTTTCTCTCCATCCGGTGAGTTACTCAATTCTGATACCTTAGTCTTTACCGTGTTACCTGCGATGTTTGACACCATGGGGGCGGTAGGTGCTGTGATTGGTATTATCTTCTTCCTTTTGATGATCATTGCCGCATTGACTTCTTCCATTTCTATGTTGGAAGTGCCCGTCGCTTGCGCAGTGGAAGAGTTACAGCAGAAACGATCTAGTGCGGTGTTATGGATTGGCGGTTTGGTCACGATCATTTCTGGTGTGATTGTGCTGAATTTTTCCAGCTTGTTTGGTTTAGTGATTAACTTCACCACGGTTTACTCGCAACCGATCATCGCACTTTTGATTACCTTGATTGCGGGTTGGATTTGGAATCGTAACCAGATCCTATTGGAGCTGAAACAAGGCTGCCCTGAAATCGAAAACAGCTTATTTTGGAAAATCTGGCCTTGGTATGTACGCCTAGTGTGTCCTGTACTGATGTTGATGGTATTTTTCGCTTAA
- a CDS encoding type III polyketide synthase: MPTLCLPESLYPINIVTNEDIVNFIHLYHPNIRHGDRAFEMIQNTTIEKRHTIIPFDEIMKLDNFGQRGELYEKHSKKLAINAAKKALNNAELQPEEISMVIVTSCTGFMMPSLTAYLINQLNLRGNTIQLPIAQMGCVGGAFAINRAYEHCLQSKKNNVLIVSVETSSLCFHRQADRLQDFISDALFGDGVASVVMRGDDNLSGFKVLAKHGFMIKDTESYIKYGITDQGFHFSLDKEVMYSVELAAPEMEKFIVQELGGLDKIDFYISHTGGRRILDEVERCLQLSPSHLHHSRECLRLTGNTSSVAVLDVLSRSFIERKKGDKGVISAFGPGFTTELAVGVWV; the protein is encoded by the coding sequence ATGCCTACCCTTTGCCTTCCGGAATCACTTTATCCAATTAACATAGTTACCAATGAAGACATAGTAAATTTTATTCACTTATATCACCCCAATATTCGGCATGGAGATCGTGCATTTGAAATGATCCAGAATACGACGATTGAAAAGCGCCATACAATAATTCCATTTGATGAAATAATGAAACTAGATAACTTTGGTCAACGGGGTGAACTCTACGAAAAACATTCTAAAAAATTAGCCATTAATGCCGCGAAAAAAGCGCTGAATAATGCCGAATTACAACCTGAAGAAATCTCGATGGTTATCGTCACTTCATGCACGGGTTTTATGATGCCCTCCTTAACCGCCTATTTAATTAACCAACTTAACTTACGGGGCAACACGATTCAGTTACCTATTGCCCAGATGGGGTGCGTAGGTGGTGCATTTGCTATCAATCGAGCTTATGAACACTGTCTACAATCAAAGAAAAACAATGTGTTGATTGTGTCTGTCGAAACATCCTCTCTCTGCTTTCATCGCCAAGCCGACCGATTACAAGACTTTATCTCTGATGCTTTGTTTGGAGATGGTGTCGCTAGCGTTGTTATGAGAGGAGACGATAACCTCAGTGGTTTCAAGGTCTTAGCCAAACACGGTTTTATGATTAAAGATACAGAGTCCTACATTAAATATGGGATCACGGATCAAGGGTTCCACTTCTCTCTCGATAAAGAAGTTATGTATTCTGTAGAGTTGGCCGCACCTGAGATGGAGAAATTTATTGTTCAAGAATTGGGGGGGCTAGATAAAATCGACTTTTATATCTCTCACACAGGAGGGCGTAGAATCTTAGATGAAGTTGAACGCTGCCTTCAACTTTCACCCTCACATCTGCATCATTCAAGGGAGTGTTTACGTTTAACCGGTAATACTTCGAGCGTAGCGGTGCTTGATGTTCTTTCCAGAAGTTTTATTGAACGAAAAAAAGGAGATAAAGGTGTAATTTCTGCTTTTGGCCCTGGTTTTACCACTGAGCTTGCGGTCGGCGTATGGGTTTAA
- a CDS encoding TIGR01621 family pseudouridine synthase, translated as MFDILFTHPDFLLINKHPNVSVHKDDGDTMLLQEVAMQTGDGQLYLVHRLDKMTSGILLLARNAAAASELSQGFAKRKVEKFYLAIGSKKPKKKQGLICGDMERSRRSSWKLVNSQENPAITQFFSATAAPGERLFLCKPHTGKTHQIRVALKSIGSAIVGDPIYNTANESDRGYLHAFALRFIYQGEVYQWLCDPRQFSHLGQKWHEEAVNQGIENWLSPWDLPWPALKVGAKE; from the coding sequence ATGTTTGATATTCTGTTTACCCATCCTGATTTTCTGCTTATCAATAAACACCCCAATGTATCGGTCCATAAAGATGATGGCGATACCATGCTGCTGCAAGAAGTGGCGATGCAAACAGGGGATGGTCAGCTCTACTTGGTGCATCGGTTGGATAAGATGACGTCGGGAATTTTGCTGTTGGCAAGAAATGCCGCCGCGGCCAGTGAGCTTTCGCAAGGCTTTGCTAAGCGCAAGGTTGAAAAATTCTATCTGGCGATTGGCAGTAAAAAGCCGAAGAAAAAACAAGGTTTGATCTGCGGAGATATGGAGCGCTCACGTCGCTCATCATGGAAGCTGGTGAACTCGCAAGAAAATCCGGCGATCACGCAATTTTTCTCTGCGACCGCAGCACCGGGGGAGCGCTTGTTTTTGTGTAAGCCCCATACCGGAAAAACCCACCAAATTCGCGTAGCGTTAAAATCGATAGGTTCTGCGATTGTGGGGGATCCTATTTACAATACGGCGAATGAGTCCGATCGCGGTTATTTGCACGCTTTTGCCTTGCGTTTTATCTATCAAGGTGAGGTTTACCAATGGCTGTGCGATCCGCGTCAGTTTTCACACTTAGGTCAGAAATGGCACGAAGAAGCGGTGAATCAAGGGATTGAAAATTGGCTATCACCTTGGGATCTACCTTGGCCTGCGCTGAAAGTGGGGGCGAAAGAGTAG
- a CDS encoding CDP-alcohol phosphatidyltransferase family protein codes for MLDRYAIKIIRRPLHQAAGLLDEAGVTANQTTVFGFVIGALALPALAMQQYWLALVLIAVNRLCDGLDGALARRQGLTDAGGFLDISLDFLFYSLVPFGFVLANPEHNAVAGAFLIFAFIGTGSSFLAFAVMASKRNITNPVYQHKSLYYMSGLTEGTETIACFMLMCLLPHSFSTLAWLFGAACWFTTATRIYYGFQTLQHVEQG; via the coding sequence ATGCTTGATCGCTACGCGATAAAAATCATTCGCAGGCCACTTCATCAAGCCGCAGGATTGCTGGATGAAGCGGGCGTCACCGCCAATCAAACCACGGTATTCGGCTTTGTGATTGGGGCGTTAGCATTACCTGCGCTTGCTATGCAGCAATACTGGCTCGCCTTGGTATTGATTGCGGTTAATCGACTCTGCGATGGACTGGATGGTGCCCTCGCACGCCGCCAAGGGCTGACAGATGCGGGAGGATTTCTCGATATTAGCCTCGACTTTCTGTTCTACTCTTTAGTGCCGTTTGGCTTTGTCCTCGCGAACCCAGAACATAACGCGGTCGCGGGTGCTTTCTTGATTTTTGCCTTTATCGGGACGGGCAGTAGCTTTCTTGCTTTTGCAGTCATGGCCAGTAAGCGTAACATCACCAATCCGGTGTATCAGCACAAATCCTTGTATTACATGAGCGGACTCACCGAAGGCACGGAAACCATCGCCTGCTTCATGTTGATGTGTTTATTGCCTCACTCTTTTTCAACCCTAGCTTGGCTGTTTGGTGCTGCCTGTTGGTTTACTACGGCAACACGCATCTATTACGGTTTTCAAACCTTGCAACACGTCGAACAAGGGTAA
- a CDS encoding ATP-binding cassette domain-containing protein, which produces MIFSLENLAIHKQGGHCLLAEFNLTIAEGEIVSLMGPSGCGKSTLLSVIAGHLATDFTFQGSMKLGDMQLNTLPAHQRQVGMLFQEDWLFPHLNVWENLAFALPNSIKGEQRKKNAYAALTKIALTELACSFPEQISGGQRARISLMRMLLAEPKLVLLDEPFSKLDKALRSQFRDWVFNQLTSAGIPTLMVTHDHEDVPVGSRVIEWPVIEQQTTNRGKQCLIATR; this is translated from the coding sequence ATGATATTTTCTCTCGAAAACCTCGCCATCCATAAACAAGGTGGCCACTGCCTTTTGGCAGAGTTTAATTTGACTATCGCAGAAGGCGAGATTGTGAGCCTAATGGGCCCTAGTGGCTGCGGCAAATCCACCTTACTGAGCGTGATTGCGGGTCATCTCGCCACGGATTTTACGTTTCAAGGTTCGATGAAACTTGGGGATATGCAACTCAATACACTGCCAGCTCATCAACGCCAAGTAGGCATGCTTTTTCAAGAAGATTGGCTTTTTCCACACCTCAATGTGTGGGAAAACTTAGCGTTTGCGTTGCCGAATTCGATTAAAGGCGAACAACGTAAGAAAAACGCTTATGCCGCTTTAACGAAAATTGCCCTCACTGAGCTGGCTTGCTCGTTTCCCGAGCAGATTTCTGGTGGCCAACGGGCACGGATCAGTTTGATGCGCATGCTGCTCGCCGAGCCTAAATTGGTTCTGCTGGATGAACCCTTCAGTAAATTAGATAAAGCCTTACGCAGCCAATTTCGAGATTGGGTTTTCAATCAACTGACCAGCGCAGGGATCCCAACACTCATGGTCACTCATGACCATGAGGATGTGCCAGTGGGAAGTCGTGTCATTGAATGGCCAGTCATTGAGCAACAAACAACAAACAGAGGTAAACAATGCTTGATCGCTACGCGATAA
- a CDS encoding ABC transporter permease, whose protein sequence is MLRTAYWGLILLCVAPILPGLAGVVISALGYLPALGHHQLSWQGFSQVWQWQGVEHALLLSVTSTLISTYLALFISFAILQRFWFHPRWKRIENSLSILLALPHVAFAIGFAFLFASTGWLARLLYHGFEFRDNSHDVTWLVHDPYAIGLTIALALKEVPFILLISLPILQQLNLTKMKMLSASLGYSESQMWWKIIFPQWLRKIRFTLFAVAAYAISVVDFSLVLGPNTPPTFSVLVWQWFNEPNLNLLPRAASGAVVLLLLASMVLVAIVAFEWLFTRGYRAWQSSGRYSLHLPHKSLLALLFTISGAMIPLTLIWSLAQRWRFPDLLPTQWTGQFWYDEWPNVLHNMETSVLLALGSGSLALLLGILAQEYRLHTQRAIPVYIIALPMLLPQLSLLFGIQVLTLLIASQAYTLWVVWAHTFFAFPLVYLALSGPWQSYNSNFSKIARSLGKSEWQIFWKIKLPLLFPALLYAWAVGISVSLAQYLPTLMLGGGRLTTVTTEAVALSSGYDRRVTAIYALCQALLPFVFFSIALLLGRMQIHRHRAAQFTAVFHDIFSRKPRHP, encoded by the coding sequence ATGCTTAGAACCGCCTATTGGGGTTTAATTTTACTCTGTGTAGCGCCGATCTTACCAGGGTTGGCAGGAGTAGTGATCTCAGCCTTAGGTTATCTGCCTGCACTTGGGCATCACCAGTTATCTTGGCAAGGCTTTAGCCAAGTATGGCAATGGCAAGGTGTTGAACACGCCTTGCTCCTTTCTGTCACTTCGACCCTAATCAGTACTTATCTTGCGCTCTTTATTAGCTTCGCCATTTTGCAGCGATTTTGGTTTCATCCTCGCTGGAAGCGAATAGAAAACAGTTTATCTATCCTGCTTGCCTTACCTCATGTGGCCTTCGCGATCGGTTTTGCTTTTTTGTTTGCCTCGACCGGTTGGTTGGCTCGTCTGCTCTATCACGGGTTCGAATTCCGTGATAACTCGCATGATGTGACATGGCTAGTGCACGACCCTTACGCCATCGGCCTTACTATCGCTCTGGCGCTAAAAGAAGTGCCTTTTATCCTATTAATCAGCTTGCCCATTCTACAGCAACTGAATTTAACCAAGATGAAAATGCTCAGTGCTTCACTAGGTTATTCTGAGTCACAAATGTGGTGGAAGATTATCTTCCCGCAGTGGCTGCGCAAAATCCGCTTTACCTTGTTTGCCGTTGCCGCGTACGCCATTTCCGTGGTCGATTTCAGCTTAGTGTTAGGGCCTAACACTCCTCCGACTTTTTCAGTCTTAGTTTGGCAGTGGTTTAATGAACCCAATTTGAACCTACTACCCAGAGCCGCTTCCGGTGCGGTAGTGCTATTACTTCTCGCAAGCATGGTTTTAGTGGCGATTGTTGCGTTTGAGTGGTTATTCACTCGCGGCTATCGCGCGTGGCAATCTTCTGGTCGCTATAGCCTTCATTTGCCTCACAAAAGCTTACTTGCGCTGTTGTTCACCATTTCAGGAGCCATGATTCCGCTCACATTGATTTGGAGTTTGGCACAGCGCTGGCGTTTTCCAGATCTTTTACCGACACAATGGACTGGACAATTTTGGTATGACGAGTGGCCGAATGTCCTGCACAACATGGAAACCAGCGTTTTGCTTGCCCTTGGTTCCGGTAGCTTAGCGCTATTATTGGGCATCCTTGCCCAAGAGTATCGATTGCACACTCAACGGGCGATCCCAGTTTACATCATCGCGTTACCTATGTTGCTGCCCCAGCTCTCCTTGCTGTTTGGCATCCAAGTTTTGACTCTGCTGATTGCCTCTCAAGCCTATACCTTGTGGGTAGTATGGGCACACACGTTTTTTGCTTTTCCCTTAGTTTACTTAGCCTTAAGTGGCCCTTGGCAAAGCTACAATTCGAATTTCTCAAAGATTGCGCGCAGTTTGGGTAAAAGCGAATGGCAAATTTTCTGGAAAATCAAACTGCCACTGCTGTTTCCTGCCCTACTTTATGCGTGGGCCGTCGGGATCAGTGTCAGTCTGGCGCAGTATCTCCCGACCTTGATGCTCGGTGGCGGACGCTTAACCACAGTCACAACAGAGGCCGTTGCCCTCTCCAGCGGTTACGATCGTCGAGTGACGGCAATTTACGCTCTCTGCCAAGCACTCCTGCCTTTTGTGTTCTTTTCAATTGCTCTGTTACTCGGACGCATGCAAATTCATCGCCATCGAGCAGCACAATTTACAGCGGTATTTCATGATATTTTCTCTCGAAAACCTCGCCATCCATAA
- a CDS encoding ABC transporter substrate-binding protein yields MKKMLTFLTTCALTFSVSAQSWEEITEKARGQTVYFHAWGGSQEINSYLRWSADLLKSRYGVTLQHVKVTDIAETTTRLIAEKAAGKNEQGSVDLVWINGENFKSMKSNQLLYGPFVEDLPHWQKVDKSLPVNSDFSEPTEGLEAPWGVGQLVFIHDKQQVNNPPESFAELLSYAKAFPNRISYPQPPEFHGTSFLKAALIELTQYAPELNQAVEPATFKQITQPLWQYLEELHAVAWRKGKQFPAGSAQMMQLLDDGQLDLAITFNPNAVFSAQATGKLAPTAQSYAMKNGALTNIHFLAIPWNANAKEGALVAINFLLSDEAQSRKGDLSIWGDPSVLKPQFLTGSAKNTILFPAIAEPHPSWQSALEAEWQKRYGNSLK; encoded by the coding sequence ATGAAAAAAATGCTGACTTTTCTCACGACCTGCGCCCTCACATTTAGCGTTTCTGCACAATCATGGGAAGAGATTACCGAGAAAGCCCGTGGACAAACGGTTTATTTCCATGCTTGGGGTGGCAGCCAAGAGATTAACAGCTACTTGCGTTGGTCTGCTGACCTACTCAAATCCCGCTATGGCGTCACCTTGCAGCATGTGAAAGTAACGGATATCGCCGAAACGACTACCCGTTTGATCGCAGAAAAAGCGGCAGGAAAAAATGAGCAAGGCAGTGTCGATTTGGTTTGGATTAACGGTGAAAACTTCAAATCGATGAAAAGTAATCAGCTACTCTACGGGCCATTTGTCGAGGATTTACCTCACTGGCAAAAAGTCGACAAAAGCTTACCCGTTAACAGCGATTTCTCAGAGCCCACAGAAGGCCTAGAAGCACCATGGGGCGTCGGACAATTGGTGTTTATTCATGATAAGCAGCAAGTGAACAATCCTCCAGAGTCATTTGCTGAGCTGCTCAGCTATGCGAAGGCTTTTCCAAACCGCATTAGCTACCCACAGCCCCCTGAGTTTCATGGTACCAGTTTCCTAAAAGCAGCCCTGATCGAACTCACTCAGTATGCACCGGAGCTGAATCAAGCCGTAGAACCTGCCACGTTTAAACAGATCACCCAACCACTATGGCAATACTTGGAAGAGTTACATGCTGTGGCTTGGCGCAAAGGCAAACAGTTCCCCGCAGGCTCTGCCCAGATGATGCAATTACTGGATGATGGTCAATTGGATCTCGCGATCACGTTTAACCCGAATGCGGTATTTTCAGCGCAAGCCACTGGCAAACTCGCACCAACTGCGCAAAGCTATGCAATGAAAAATGGCGCTTTAACCAATATCCACTTCTTAGCGATTCCTTGGAATGCCAACGCAAAAGAAGGTGCATTAGTGGCGATTAATTTCCTACTGAGTGACGAAGCGCAATCTCGCAAAGGGGATTTGTCTATTTGGGGCGATCCTTCCGTACTGAAACCTCAGTTTCTGACAGGCAGTGCCAAAAATACCATCCTATTTCCTGCGATTGCTGAACCGCACCCAAGTTGGCAAAGTGCGCTCGAAGCAGAATGGCAAAAGCGCTACGGCAATAGCTTAAAGTAA
- a CDS encoding META domain-containing protein, whose product MKLSSKSLLAAITLPVLMTACASNGDAVQITAQDLQHHNWQLTQIDGKDVVKSEHEQAPRLEIGEQMMASGNAGCNNFFGKAELKDNQFRIEKMGMTMKMCIGDAMDTEQAVSQTLTDWSQITLTKDTLTLKNDVHTLTFTLRDWVK is encoded by the coding sequence ATGAAGCTTAGTTCAAAATCATTACTTGCCGCAATCACCCTTCCTGTATTGATGACAGCTTGTGCAAGCAATGGTGATGCCGTGCAGATTACCGCTCAAGATCTTCAACACCATAATTGGCAACTGACTCAAATTGATGGCAAAGATGTGGTGAAAAGCGAACACGAGCAAGCACCACGTTTGGAGATCGGTGAACAGATGATGGCCAGCGGGAATGCCGGCTGTAATAACTTCTTTGGTAAGGCTGAACTCAAAGATAACCAATTCCGCATTGAGAAAATGGGCATGACCATGAAAATGTGTATTGGTGATGCCATGGATACTGAGCAAGCCGTGTCACAAACCTTGACCGACTGGAGCCAGATCACCCTGACCAAAGATACGCTGACGCTGAAGAACGATGTTCACACGCTAACGTTTACCCTGCGTGACTGGGTAAAATAA
- a CDS encoding DUF1289 domain-containing protein, which translates to MEQLEFFNIVSPCIGVCSVDEKGYCKGCLRKREERFEWLSMTPAQQLHVIKLCRQRYRRKQLEARGQSKTENLSESTVPPTDAQQTLF; encoded by the coding sequence ATGGAGCAATTGGAGTTTTTCAATATTGTCAGCCCTTGCATTGGGGTATGCAGTGTCGATGAGAAAGGCTATTGCAAAGGTTGTTTACGTAAGCGTGAGGAGCGTTTTGAGTGGCTGAGCATGACTCCTGCGCAGCAATTACATGTGATTAAACTCTGTCGGCAACGTTATCGCCGTAAACAGCTGGAGGCGCGTGGTCAGAGCAAAACGGAAAATCTGAGCGAGAGTACAGTACCGCCGACTGACGCTCAGCAGACTCTGTTTTGA
- a CDS encoding ABC transporter permease, whose product MNSLFRIKAVLVKEFRQLSRDRITFGMVVMIPLIQLLLFGFAINTDVRNIPIGVVDQSDSSFSRLLVESVKVTQVIDVKQHYFAVNEAEKAIASGDIRAALILPSDLVARSQQQRELGQWLIDGSDTMIAGALLGLKNMPLTDFPTLGIQLLTPTFEITLLYNPSRRSAVNIVPGLLGVILTMTMILFTSAAIVRERERGNLELLITTPVHSIELMIGKIVPYIFVGLIQVAIILGLGHFIFAVPINGALSQILFGTLLFISASLTLGLVISTIANTQLQAMQMTVFILLPSILLSGFMFPYEGMPTAAQWLSELLPATHFMRLIRGIVLRGADLADLWRDTLWLALFTLFGLMLAALRFKKSLD is encoded by the coding sequence ATGAACAGCCTGTTTCGCATTAAAGCGGTCTTGGTGAAGGAGTTTCGTCAGTTATCACGCGATCGCATTACTTTTGGCATGGTTGTGATGATCCCACTCATTCAACTCTTACTGTTTGGTTTTGCGATTAATACCGATGTGCGCAATATACCGATTGGCGTGGTGGATCAAAGCGACTCCTCATTCAGTCGGTTACTTGTGGAATCCGTCAAAGTCACTCAAGTCATTGACGTCAAGCAGCACTATTTCGCGGTTAATGAGGCGGAAAAAGCGATTGCCAGTGGTGATATTCGCGCAGCGCTGATCTTGCCGAGCGATCTGGTCGCACGCAGCCAACAACAACGTGAATTAGGGCAATGGTTGATTGATGGTTCAGATACCATGATCGCAGGCGCGCTGTTAGGGCTAAAAAATATGCCGCTTACCGATTTTCCTACCCTCGGCATCCAACTTTTAACCCCCACTTTTGAAATCACTTTACTTTACAACCCCAGCCGCCGTTCTGCGGTGAATATCGTTCCCGGCTTACTCGGGGTTATCTTAACCATGACCATGATCTTGTTTACCAGTGCAGCAATTGTGCGTGAGCGCGAACGGGGCAATTTGGAGCTTTTGATCACCACTCCTGTCCATTCCATTGAGTTGATGATAGGAAAAATCGTCCCGTACATTTTTGTTGGTTTGATCCAAGTGGCGATTATTCTTGGTTTAGGGCATTTTATTTTTGCCGTTCCGATTAATGGCGCGTTAAGCCAAATTCTCTTCGGCACTTTACTCTTCATTTCTGCCAGTTTGACCTTGGGTTTAGTCATTTCCACCATCGCCAACACCCAACTCCAAGCCATGCAGATGACGGTATTTATTCTACTTCCTTCCATTCTCCTCTCCGGATTCATGTTTCCGTATGAAGGAATGCCTACCGCGGCACAATGGCTCTCTGAACTACTCCCCGCGACTCACTTTATGCGTTTGATCCGTGGCATTGTATTACGTGGGGCAGATTTAGCTGACTTGTGGCGCGATACGCTCTGGCTCGCGCTCTTTACTCTCTTTGGATTGATGCTGGCTGCGCTACGCTTTAAAAAATCGCTCGATTAG